Proteins from a genomic interval of Clostridium sp. M62/1:
- a CDS encoding methionine ABC transporter ATP-binding protein produces MIQLEHVSKTFTASAGDVHAVKDVNLQIEEGEIFGIIGFSGAGKSTLVRCINLLERPTQGRVFVDGEELTAMDLKRLRQVRRKIGMIFQHFNLLRSRTVYQNIAFPLKKSSLSREEKEKKISELLELVGLSDKRDAYPSQLSGGQKQRVAIARALANDPKVLLCDEATSALDPQTTQSILKLLKQVNEKLGITIVLITHEMAVVKDICDRVAVMERGSVVEEGDTVSVFSHPKEEMTKNFIDTANSLSKIHELIAEGHSLTELNPGDKMVLLTYSGGNAGEPLISAISSKFGVSANIIYGNIDYLKGKPLGKLVVTLSGEEASMKDAIAYIRSLGVEMEVIKE; encoded by the coding sequence ATGATTCAGTTAGAGCATGTCAGCAAGACCTTTACCGCGTCTGCGGGAGACGTTCATGCGGTAAAGGACGTGAATCTTCAGATAGAGGAGGGGGAAATCTTCGGCATTATCGGTTTTTCGGGAGCGGGAAAATCGACGCTGGTGCGGTGCATCAATCTCCTTGAGCGCCCCACTCAGGGAAGGGTATTTGTGGACGGCGAGGAGCTGACGGCCATGGACTTAAAGCGCCTGCGCCAGGTGAGAAGAAAAATCGGAATGATTTTCCAGCACTTTAATCTCCTGCGCTCCAGAACCGTCTACCAGAATATTGCATTCCCCCTGAAAAAGAGCAGTCTTTCCAGGGAGGAGAAGGAAAAGAAGATTTCAGAGCTTCTGGAGCTGGTGGGACTTTCCGACAAGCGCGACGCCTATCCGTCTCAGCTTTCCGGAGGCCAGAAGCAGAGGGTGGCCATCGCCAGAGCCCTTGCAAACGATCCGAAGGTGCTTTTGTGTGACGAGGCCACCAGCGCCCTGGATCCGCAGACGACCCAGTCGATTTTAAAGCTGCTTAAGCAGGTCAATGAAAAGCTTGGAATCACCATCGTCCTTATCACCCATGAGATGGCTGTGGTGAAGGACATCTGTGACAGGGTGGCTGTGATGGAGAGAGGCTCTGTGGTGGAGGAAGGAGACACGGTTTCCGTGTTCAGCCATCCCAAGGAGGAGATGACGAAAAACTTCATCGACACGGCAAACAGTCTCTCAAAGATCCATGAGCTGATTGCGGAGGGACACAGCCTGACGGAGCTTAACCCGGGAGACAAGATGGTGCTTCTTACATACTCCGGCGGGAATGCAGGGGAACCGCTTATCTCGGCGATTTCCAGTAAGTTCGGGGTGAGCGCCAACATTATTTACGGAAACATTGACTATCTGAAGGGAAAGCCTCTCGGAAAACTGGTTGTCACCCTGTCAGGCGAAGAAGCGTCCATGAAGGATGCCATTGCATATATCCGCTCCCTGGGAGTAGAAATGGAGGTAATTAAGGAATGA
- the rbr gene encoding rubrerythrin: MELKGSKTEQNLQTAFAGESQARNKYTYFASVAKKEGYEQIAAIFEQTANNEKEHAKMWFKELHGIGSTPENLKSAAEGENYEWTDMYATFAKEAEEEGFTALAAKFRMVAEIEKTHEERYLKLLNNVEMQKVFEKSEETMWECRNCGHLVIGKKAPEVCPVCAHPQSFFEVRKENY; this comes from the coding sequence ATGGAATTAAAGGGAAGCAAGACAGAACAGAACTTACAGACTGCATTTGCAGGAGAGTCACAGGCAAGAAACAAATATACATATTTCGCAAGTGTTGCAAAGAAGGAAGGCTATGAGCAGATTGCAGCCATCTTTGAGCAGACAGCCAACAATGAGAAGGAACATGCGAAGATGTGGTTTAAGGAACTCCACGGAATCGGCTCCACACCGGAGAACTTAAAGTCAGCTGCAGAGGGCGAGAACTATGAGTGGACAGACATGTACGCAACCTTTGCCAAGGAGGCAGAGGAGGAGGGCTTTACAGCTCTGGCAGCCAAGTTCAGAATGGTGGCTGAGATTGAGAAGACCCATGAGGAGAGATACTTAAAGCTCTTAAACAATGTTGAGATGCAGAAAGTATTTGAGAAGTCCGAGGAGACCATGTGGGAGTGCAGAAACTGCGGTCATCTTGTCATCGGAAAGAAGGCTCCGGAGGTATGTCCTGTATGTGCTCATCCACAGAGCTTCTTTGAAGTACGCAAGGAGAATTACTAA
- the glmS gene encoding glutamine--fructose-6-phosphate transaminase (isomerizing), translated as MCGIVGYIGSRPAAPILLNGLSKLEYRGYDSAGIAVYNGKQIVMEKVTGRLNRLRELTRDGETLPGLSGIGHTRWATHGSPSDVNAHPHFNRDGSIVVVHNGIIENYAKLKQTLIGRGYEFLSETDTEVLAHLLDYYYKGKCAGNPLAALTKVMQKVEGSYALGILFRDFPEQIFAARKDSPLIVGGSEEGNFIASDVPAILQYTRSVYYMENEEIAVLSREGIRFFNMDEEELSKEPVTIEWDIDAAEKGGYEHFMLKEIYEQPKAVRDTLTPRIRDGRVVIEELGMTDEEIARIRKIMIVACGSAYHTGVTAKYVFEGISRIPVEVDLASEFRYRNPIFEEGTLVVVVSQSGETADSLAALREAHENGQRVLGIVNVVGSSIAREADNVMYTWAGPEISVATTKAYSAQLAAFYLLALRFAEVRKTISPEEYTEYIAALLKLPEQMEEILKDRELVQRFANRYLAADHIFFIGRGIDYAISLEGSLKLKEISYIHSEAYAAGELKHGTISLIEDGTLVVALATQAHLYPKTVSNIVEVKTRGAFVMALANEDNTAIDQVADYTIHIPNTNRYFTNSLAIIPLQLFAYYVSLGRGLDVDKPRNLAKSVTVE; from the coding sequence ATGTGCGGAATCGTTGGCTATATCGGCAGCAGGCCTGCCGCTCCCATTTTACTGAACGGACTTTCCAAGCTGGAATACAGGGGATATGATTCGGCAGGCATTGCCGTCTACAACGGAAAACAGATTGTCATGGAAAAAGTGACCGGGCGTTTAAACCGCTTGAGGGAGCTGACCCGCGACGGCGAAACCCTTCCCGGCCTTTCAGGCATCGGTCACACGCGCTGGGCCACACACGGAAGCCCCTCCGATGTAAATGCCCATCCCCATTTCAACAGGGATGGCTCCATTGTGGTGGTACACAATGGAATTATCGAAAATTATGCCAAGCTGAAACAGACTCTCATCGGCCGCGGCTATGAGTTCCTGTCTGAGACGGATACAGAGGTGCTGGCCCACCTTCTCGACTATTATTATAAAGGGAAGTGTGCAGGAAACCCTCTGGCCGCCCTGACAAAAGTCATGCAGAAGGTAGAAGGCTCCTATGCCCTGGGCATTCTGTTCAGAGATTTCCCGGAGCAGATATTTGCCGCCAGAAAAGACAGCCCTCTGATTGTAGGAGGCAGTGAAGAGGGAAATTTCATCGCCTCCGATGTGCCGGCCATCCTCCAGTATACCAGAAGCGTCTACTATATGGAAAACGAGGAGATCGCCGTTCTCTCCAGGGAGGGAATCCGGTTTTTTAACATGGACGAGGAGGAGCTCTCCAAGGAGCCTGTGACCATCGAGTGGGATATTGACGCAGCTGAAAAGGGCGGCTATGAGCATTTCATGCTGAAGGAGATCTATGAGCAGCCAAAAGCAGTCCGCGACACCCTGACTCCCCGCATCAGAGACGGCAGGGTAGTCATAGAGGAGCTTGGCATGACGGACGAAGAGATCGCCCGCATCCGGAAAATTATGATCGTGGCCTGCGGCTCCGCCTATCACACAGGCGTCACAGCGAAATACGTGTTTGAGGGTATTTCCCGCATCCCGGTAGAGGTAGATCTGGCTTCCGAGTTCCGCTACCGCAACCCCATCTTCGAGGAGGGCACCCTTGTCGTCGTTGTCAGCCAGTCCGGCGAAACTGCCGACTCTCTGGCCGCCCTCAGGGAGGCCCATGAAAACGGGCAGCGGGTCCTGGGAATCGTCAATGTGGTGGGAAGCTCCATTGCCAGAGAGGCTGACAATGTCATGTACACCTGGGCAGGCCCGGAAATCTCTGTAGCCACCACCAAGGCCTACAGCGCCCAGCTGGCCGCCTTCTATCTCCTGGCTCTCCGCTTTGCAGAAGTCAGAAAGACCATCTCCCCCGAAGAATACACAGAGTACATCGCTGCTCTCCTGAAGCTGCCGGAACAGATGGAGGAGATTCTGAAGGACAGGGAGCTGGTTCAGCGCTTTGCAAACCGTTACCTGGCTGCGGATCACATTTTCTTTATCGGACGCGGAATCGACTATGCCATCTCTCTGGAGGGGTCGCTGAAACTGAAGGAGATCTCCTACATCCACTCTGAGGCCTACGCCGCCGGGGAGCTGAAGCACGGAACCATTTCGCTGATCGAGGACGGTACCCTGGTGGTTGCTCTGGCGACCCAGGCACACCTCTATCCGAAGACTGTAAGCAATATCGTGGAAGTCAAGACAAGGGGAGCTTTCGTCATGGCTCTGGCCAATGAGGATAATACAGCGA